The Streptomyces sp. SS1-1 genome has a segment encoding these proteins:
- a CDS encoding phosphoribosyltransferase, with the protein MNNAVNNGVWSGSWVAERLGVQLVGDDTLTDLLGLALRRNPKRAHLLVSNVLGKHVPQSPTVVHGAGHGLGRRVRDLLGDEDAAAAVVLGYAETATGLGHCVADGLGLAPYLHSTRRPVPGVARAGGFEESHSHATSHLLLPEDPTLLVGDGPLVLVDDEFSTGNTVLNTIRELHERYPRRRYVVVALVDMRSPADAGRLDDLAREIGARVDLVTAATGTVRLPDGVLEKGRELVARHETPPPAPTGSTAPAPTRVDLHWPAGLPDGGRHGFTPAHRTRLEHALPAMAARLAQALPDGARRVLVLGFEELMYAPLRLARELEQTTGLDVRYSTTTRSPVLAVDDPGYAIRTRLVFPAHDDPADGPGERYAYNVAGAGFDAVVTVVDSTADTPALHAPDGLLAQLAAQTPHVLLAVVPSYTPGPLALPERPPMLPEPLRGPAFSSYAPEEVGWLLQDLSDVTLEAPTEEREEAIQSGGAHYAESLPVEYQPSEQYQELFHSALEESAARLAQAVGAVTEIVLAERSPRPVLVSLARAGTPVGILMRRWAHFRHGLELPHYAVSIVRGRGIDANALRWLARHHDPRDVVFVDGWTGKGAITRELATAIREFETTDGITGFDPEIAVLADPGSCVRTYGTRDDYLIPSACLNSTVSGLISRTVLRADLVGPHDFHGAKFYRELAGSDVSVAFLDAVSARFPDVTDSVDATAKELLSTDRTPTWEGWAAVERISEEYGIHDVNLVKPGVGETTRVLLRRVPWKILARAGAGADLDHVRLLAAQRGVPVEEVPELPYTCVGLIHPKYTRGATGADGRAVNL; encoded by the coding sequence ATGAACAACGCAGTGAACAACGGGGTCTGGTCCGGAAGCTGGGTCGCCGAACGGCTCGGAGTCCAGCTCGTGGGCGACGACACGCTCACCGACCTGCTGGGCCTGGCCCTGCGCCGCAACCCGAAACGAGCCCACCTCCTCGTCTCGAACGTGCTCGGCAAGCACGTACCCCAGTCGCCCACCGTCGTCCACGGCGCCGGCCACGGCCTCGGCCGCCGCGTCCGCGACCTGCTGGGCGACGAGGACGCCGCCGCCGCGGTCGTCCTCGGCTACGCCGAGACCGCCACCGGCCTCGGCCACTGCGTCGCCGACGGCCTCGGCCTCGCGCCCTACCTGCACTCCACCCGCCGCCCCGTCCCCGGCGTCGCCCGCGCCGGCGGCTTCGAGGAGTCCCACTCCCACGCCACCTCCCACCTGCTGCTCCCCGAGGACCCCACCCTCCTCGTCGGCGACGGGCCCCTCGTCCTCGTCGACGACGAGTTCTCCACCGGCAACACGGTGCTGAACACCATCCGCGAACTCCACGAGCGCTACCCGCGCCGCCGCTACGTCGTCGTCGCCCTCGTCGACATGCGCTCCCCGGCCGACGCCGGCCGCCTCGACGACCTCGCCCGCGAGATCGGCGCCCGCGTCGACCTCGTCACCGCCGCCACCGGCACCGTACGGCTCCCCGACGGCGTACTGGAGAAGGGCCGGGAACTCGTCGCACGCCACGAGACCCCGCCCCCGGCCCCCACCGGCAGCACGGCACCCGCGCCCACCCGCGTCGACCTGCACTGGCCCGCCGGCCTCCCCGACGGCGGCCGGCACGGCTTCACGCCCGCCCACCGCACCCGGCTGGAGCACGCCCTGCCCGCCATGGCCGCCCGCCTGGCCCAGGCCCTCCCCGACGGCGCCCGCCGCGTCCTCGTCCTCGGCTTCGAGGAACTCATGTACGCGCCGCTGCGGCTCGCCCGCGAACTCGAGCAGACCACCGGCCTCGACGTCCGCTACTCCACCACCACCCGCTCACCCGTCCTCGCCGTCGACGACCCCGGCTACGCGATACGCACCCGCCTCGTCTTCCCCGCCCACGACGACCCCGCCGACGGCCCCGGCGAGCGCTACGCCTACAACGTCGCCGGCGCCGGCTTCGACGCCGTCGTCACCGTCGTCGACTCCACCGCCGACACCCCCGCCCTGCACGCCCCGGACGGACTCCTCGCCCAGCTCGCCGCCCAGACCCCGCACGTCCTGCTGGCCGTCGTCCCCTCGTACACCCCCGGACCCCTCGCCCTGCCCGAAAGGCCCCCGATGCTGCCCGAGCCCCTGCGCGGCCCCGCCTTCTCCTCGTACGCCCCGGAAGAGGTCGGCTGGCTGCTCCAGGACCTCTCGGACGTCACCCTGGAGGCACCCACCGAGGAACGCGAGGAGGCCATCCAGAGCGGCGGCGCCCACTACGCCGAATCCCTGCCCGTCGAGTACCAGCCCAGCGAGCAGTACCAGGAGCTCTTCCACAGCGCCCTCGAGGAGTCCGCCGCCCGCCTCGCCCAGGCCGTCGGCGCCGTCACCGAGATCGTCCTCGCCGAACGCTCACCCCGGCCCGTGCTCGTCTCCCTCGCCCGCGCCGGCACCCCCGTCGGCATCCTCATGCGCCGCTGGGCCCACTTCCGGCACGGCCTCGAACTGCCCCACTACGCCGTGTCCATCGTGCGCGGCCGCGGCATCGACGCCAACGCCCTGCGCTGGCTCGCCCGCCACCACGACCCCCGCGACGTCGTCTTCGTCGACGGCTGGACCGGCAAGGGCGCCATCACCCGCGAACTCGCCACCGCGATACGCGAGTTCGAGACGACCGACGGCATCACCGGCTTCGACCCCGAGATCGCCGTGCTCGCCGACCCCGGCTCCTGCGTCCGCACCTACGGCACCCGCGACGACTACCTCATCCCGTCCGCCTGCCTCAACTCCACCGTCTCCGGCCTGATCTCCCGCACCGTGCTGCGCGCCGACCTCGTCGGCCCGCACGACTTCCACGGTGCCAAGTTCTACCGCGAACTCGCCGGCTCCGACGTCTCCGTCGCCTTCCTCGACGCCGTCTCCGCCCGCTTCCCCGACGTCACCGACAGCGTCGACGCCACCGCCAAGGAACTCCTCTCCACCGACCGCACCCCCACCTGGGAAGGCTGGGCCGCCGTCGAACGCATCAGCGAGGAGTACGGCATCCACGACGTCAACCTCGTCAAGCCCGGCGTCGGCGAGACCACCCGCGTCCTGCTGCGCCGCGTCCCCTGGAAGATCCTCGCCCGCGCCGGAGCCGGCGCCGACCTCGACCACGTCCGCCTGCTCGCCGCACAACGCGGCGTACCCGTCGAAGAGGTCCCCGAACTCCCCTACACCTGCGTCGGGTTGATCCACCCCAAGTACACCCGCGGCGCCACCGGCGCCGACGGCCGGGCGGTGAACCTCTGA
- a CDS encoding DedA family protein translates to MLESLADVGSLTAAPWIYAAVGLSVLLDVFLPVLPSGVLVITAATAAAAGSGAATGQVPDDVPDILALILCAATASVLGDLVAYRLAWRGGPRLDRALARSRRLAAAQERLGAALSRGGGALVVLARFAPAGRSLVSFGAGATRRSPRDFLPWSAVAGLAWAVYSVALGYLGAQWLGATWVATLVSVAALFGAGAVATFLVRRSPA, encoded by the coding sequence GTGCTCGAAAGTCTCGCGGACGTGGGATCGCTGACGGCGGCCCCATGGATCTACGCGGCCGTCGGGCTGTCGGTCCTGCTGGACGTGTTCCTGCCGGTCCTGCCCAGCGGCGTCCTCGTCATCACCGCGGCCACGGCGGCGGCCGCCGGCTCCGGCGCCGCGACCGGCCAGGTCCCCGACGACGTCCCCGACATCCTGGCCCTCATCCTGTGCGCCGCCACGGCCTCCGTCCTCGGCGACCTCGTCGCCTACCGGCTCGCCTGGCGCGGCGGACCCCGCCTGGACCGCGCCCTCGCCCGCTCCCGCCGGCTCGCCGCCGCGCAGGAACGTCTCGGCGCCGCGCTGTCCCGTGGCGGCGGCGCCCTCGTCGTCCTCGCCCGCTTCGCCCCGGCCGGCCGCTCCCTGGTCTCCTTCGGCGCCGGCGCCACCCGCCGCAGCCCCCGCGACTTCCTGCCCTGGTCCGCCGTCGCCGGCCTCGCCTGGGCCGTCTACAGCGTCGCCCTCGGCTACCTCGGCGCCCAGTGGCTCGGCGCGACCTGGGTGGCCACGCTCGTCTCCGTCGCGGCCCTGTTCGGCGCCGGCGCCGTGGCCACGTTCCTGGTCCGCCGCAGCCCGGCCTAG
- a CDS encoding HpcH/HpaI aldolase/citrate lyase family protein — MRHFGHIAPEVRQRLFHREPSAFTADSAPRLLSAALGATLYSPATRPRLTDDIVKQRDRGVVSMVLCLEDSIGDEDVSAGEENLVAQLTDLAARPDADDPPLLFIRVRTPEQIPDLVRRLGPAVRLLSGFVLPKFTEERGMPFLEALTDAETDSGRRLFAMPVLESPELLYRESRVETLEGIFRAVDKYRDRVLALRLGVTDFCSSYGLRRAPDMTAYDVQVVASVISDVVNMLGRADGTGFTVTGPVWEYFRVQERMFKPQLRRSPFLEGQAEALREALIEHSMDGLLREITLDHANGLLGKTCIHPSHVLPVHALSVVSHEEFSDAQDILRPDRCGGGVLRSQYTNKMNEVKPHRAWAERTLLRAEAFGVANEDIGFVELLAAGIPA; from the coding sequence ATGCGTCATTTCGGGCACATCGCCCCAGAGGTGCGTCAGCGCCTGTTCCACCGGGAGCCGAGCGCCTTCACCGCGGACTCCGCGCCCCGGCTGCTCTCCGCCGCCCTCGGGGCCACGCTCTACAGCCCCGCCACCCGGCCCCGGCTGACCGACGACATCGTCAAGCAGCGCGACCGCGGCGTGGTCTCCATGGTGCTGTGCCTGGAGGACTCCATCGGCGACGAGGACGTGTCGGCCGGCGAGGAGAACCTCGTCGCCCAGCTCACCGACCTCGCGGCCCGCCCCGACGCCGACGACCCGCCGCTGCTCTTCATCCGCGTGCGCACCCCCGAGCAGATACCCGACCTCGTCCGCCGCCTCGGCCCCGCCGTCCGGCTGCTGTCCGGATTCGTCCTGCCCAAGTTCACCGAGGAACGCGGCATGCCGTTCCTGGAGGCCCTCACGGACGCCGAGACCGACAGCGGACGCCGGCTGTTCGCCATGCCCGTCCTCGAGTCGCCCGAGCTGCTCTACCGCGAGTCCCGCGTGGAGACCCTGGAGGGCATCTTCCGGGCCGTCGACAAGTACCGCGACCGGGTCCTCGCGCTGCGCCTCGGCGTCACCGACTTCTGCTCCTCGTACGGACTGCGCCGCGCCCCCGACATGACCGCCTACGACGTCCAGGTCGTCGCCTCCGTCATCTCCGACGTCGTCAACATGCTCGGCCGCGCCGACGGCACCGGGTTCACCGTCACCGGGCCCGTCTGGGAGTACTTCCGCGTCCAGGAGCGCATGTTCAAGCCGCAGCTGCGCCGCAGCCCCTTCCTCGAAGGGCAGGCCGAGGCATTGCGCGAAGCCCTCATCGAGCACTCCATGGACGGCCTGCTGCGCGAGATCACCCTCGACCACGCCAACGGCCTGCTCGGCAAGACCTGCATCCACCCCTCCCACGTCCTGCCCGTGCACGCGCTGTCCGTCGTCAGCCACGAGGAGTTCAGCGACGCCCAGGACATCCTCAGGCCCGACCGCTGCGGCGGAGGGGTGCTGAGGTCGCAGTACACGAACAAGATGAACGAGGTGAAACCGCACCGCGCCTGGGCCGAGCGCACCCTCCTGCGCGCCGAGGCCTTCGGCGTGGCCAACGAGGACATCGGCTTCGTGGAACTGCTCGCCGCCGGCATACCGGCCTGA
- a CDS encoding class I SAM-dependent methyltransferase — protein MVDDSFGHPWLAALYDPLDPDRSDLDVYAAIAEEFGARSVLDIGCGTGVFALLLADRGIEVVGVDPALASVDVARAKPGAERVRWIHGDATALPPLRVDLATMTANVAQAVVEPAGWRGTLRGAREALRPGGRLVLETRDPARRAWEEWTPERSRRVTEVPGVGAVETWFELLDVRLPLVSFRSNFVFGADGAVLASESTLRFRERDEVEADLVAAGFVVDEVRDAPDRPGREFVFVARRP, from the coding sequence ATGGTGGACGACTCTTTCGGGCATCCGTGGCTCGCCGCGTTGTACGACCCGCTCGACCCCGACCGCAGTGACCTCGACGTCTATGCCGCGATCGCCGAGGAGTTCGGGGCGCGGAGCGTGCTGGACATCGGGTGTGGCACGGGGGTGTTCGCGTTGCTGCTGGCCGACCGGGGGATCGAGGTCGTCGGTGTCGATCCCGCCCTGGCGTCCGTCGATGTCGCCCGGGCCAAGCCGGGGGCGGAGCGGGTGCGCTGGATCCACGGGGACGCGACGGCGCTTCCGCCGCTGCGGGTGGACCTCGCGACGATGACGGCGAACGTGGCACAGGCCGTCGTGGAACCGGCCGGCTGGCGGGGGACGTTGCGGGGGGCCCGTGAGGCGCTGCGGCCGGGCGGGCGCCTGGTGCTCGAGACGCGGGATCCGGCCCGGCGGGCCTGGGAGGAGTGGACGCCCGAGCGGTCCCGCCGGGTGACGGAGGTGCCGGGGGTCGGGGCGGTCGAGACGTGGTTCGAGTTGCTGGACGTGCGGCTGCCGCTGGTGTCCTTCCGGTCGAACTTCGTGTTCGGCGCGGACGGGGCGGTGCTGGCCTCGGAGTCGACGCTGCGGTTCCGCGAGCGTGACGAGGTGGAGGCCGATCTGGTCGCGGCGGGGTTCGTGGTGGACGAGGTGCGGGACGCGCCCGACCGGCCGGGCCGGGAGTTCGTCTTCGTCGCGCGGCGTCCCTGA
- a CDS encoding DUF4097 family beta strand repeat-containing protein, translated as MARTVPARIAVAGVLVALVAGVSACGASADDDKEPEHRSFALEGRTLTVDSDDSALEIVAAEGHEAGAVEVTRWFEGSVMFGDDPKVTWSMKDDRLVLREKCSGVVADCAAKHRIEVPRGVTVRVLDGDGSVRARGFEDPLHIKTGDGSVQVSDSSGALDLETGDGSVRVFDVTSREVRAKSGDGSVRLSLGSVPDLVETRSGDGSVTVEVPRAGYRVDAEAGDGSVDVSVPRDASSSRRISAHSGDGNITVRTVN; from the coding sequence ATGGCCCGTACCGTTCCCGCTCGGATCGCCGTCGCCGGGGTGCTCGTGGCGCTGGTCGCGGGGGTGAGTGCGTGCGGGGCGTCCGCCGATGACGACAAGGAGCCGGAGCACCGGTCGTTCGCGCTGGAGGGGCGGACGCTGACCGTGGACTCGGACGACTCGGCGCTGGAGATCGTCGCCGCCGAGGGGCACGAGGCCGGAGCGGTGGAGGTGACGCGGTGGTTCGAGGGGTCGGTGATGTTCGGGGACGATCCGAAGGTGACCTGGTCGATGAAGGACGACCGGCTGGTGCTGCGGGAGAAGTGCTCCGGGGTGGTCGCCGACTGTGCCGCCAAGCACCGGATCGAGGTGCCGCGCGGGGTCACCGTTCGGGTGCTGGACGGGGACGGGAGTGTGCGGGCGCGGGGGTTCGAGGACCCGTTGCACATCAAGACGGGGGACGGGTCGGTGCAGGTCAGCGACTCCAGTGGGGCGCTGGACCTGGAGACCGGGGACGGTTCCGTGCGGGTGTTCGATGTGACGTCGCGTGAGGTGCGGGCGAAGTCCGGGGACGGGTCGGTACGGCTGTCGCTGGGGAGCGTGCCGGATCTGGTGGAGACGCGGAGCGGGGACGGTTCGGTGACGGTCGAGGTGCCGCGGGCCGGGTACCGGGTGGACGCGGAGGCCGGGGACGGGTCGGTCGACGTGTCCGTGCCGCGGGACGCCTCCAGCTCCCGGCGGATCAGTGCGCACAGCGGTGATGGGAACATCACCGTGCGAACGGTGAACTGA
- a CDS encoding HAD family hydrolase: MPVIVASDLDRTLIYSSAALALTMPDARAPRLLCVEVHESRPLSYMTETAAQLLTDLGDRALFVPTTTRTRKQYQRINLPGPPPTYAICANGGHLLVDGVSDPDWHAQVTARLADQCAPLAEVQDHLMATASPAWVRKHRVAEDLFAYLVVERELLPEEWVKELAVWAENRGWTVSLQGRKIYAVPKPLTKSAALRELARRTGAELTLAAGDSLLDADLLLAADRGWRPGHGELADTDFTAPAVTALPERGVLAGERILREFLKAAGTTAGATG; encoded by the coding sequence ATGCCCGTCATCGTCGCCAGCGACCTCGACCGGACCCTGATCTACAGCTCCGCCGCGCTCGCGCTCACCATGCCCGACGCCCGCGCCCCACGTCTGCTCTGCGTCGAGGTGCACGAGAGCAGACCGCTGTCCTACATGACCGAGACGGCCGCCCAGCTGCTCACCGACCTCGGCGACCGCGCCCTCTTCGTCCCCACCACGACCCGCACCCGCAAGCAGTACCAGCGCATCAACCTGCCCGGACCGCCCCCCACCTACGCCATCTGCGCCAACGGCGGGCACCTCCTCGTCGACGGCGTCTCCGACCCCGACTGGCACGCCCAGGTCACCGCCCGCCTCGCCGACCAGTGCGCACCCCTCGCCGAGGTCCAGGACCACCTGATGGCCACCGCCTCCCCGGCCTGGGTACGCAAGCACCGCGTCGCCGAGGACCTCTTCGCCTACCTCGTCGTCGAACGCGAACTGCTCCCCGAGGAATGGGTGAAGGAACTCGCCGTCTGGGCCGAGAACCGCGGCTGGACCGTCTCCCTCCAGGGCCGCAAGATCTACGCCGTCCCCAAACCGCTCACCAAGAGCGCCGCCCTGCGTGAACTCGCCCGCCGCACCGGCGCCGAACTCACCCTCGCCGCCGGGGACTCCCTGCTCGACGCCGACCTGCTGCTCGCCGCCGACCGGGGCTGGCGCCCCGGCCACGGCGAACTCGCCGACACCGACTTCACCGCCCCCGCGGTCACCGCCCTGCCCGAACGAGGCGTCCTCGCGGGCGAACGCATCCTGCGGGAGTTCCTGAAGGCGGCCGGCACGACAGCCGGCGCAACGGGCTAG
- a CDS encoding DUF2277 domain-containing protein gives MCRSIKTLRPPAMPEEATEDEIRAAALQYVRKVSGFRAPAAHNREVFDRAVDVIAQATAELLDGLEVRGQAARQAG, from the coding sequence ATGTGCCGCAGCATCAAGACACTCCGTCCGCCCGCGATGCCCGAGGAGGCGACGGAGGACGAGATCCGCGCCGCCGCCCTCCAGTACGTGCGCAAGGTGTCGGGTTTCCGGGCCCCGGCCGCGCACAACCGCGAGGTCTTCGACCGTGCCGTCGACGTGATCGCGCAGGCCACGGCCGAGCTCCTCGACGGCCTGGAGGTCAGGGGGCAGGCCGCCCGGCAGGCGGGGTGA
- a CDS encoding TerD family protein — protein sequence MGFLDGLWRGRAAEFDSGSASSNAIELTKRHDRVSLTRQGAATGHLRINLTWRMRTSDIGGSQRESLLRHPFKALRPPEVLGHSQSMVNVDLDLGCLYELSDGTKGVVQPLGGFLGDVNAPPYVKLSGDDRFGSASGETIYVNLDHRDDIKRLLVFVYIYDQTPAFDRTHAIVTLYPSNGPRIEIGLDERHPQARSCAVVTIENVKGELWVRREVKFVYGFQAELDRLFGWGLQWGRGYKSKAEH from the coding sequence ATGGGCTTCTTGGACGGGCTCTGGCGTGGACGGGCGGCCGAGTTCGACTCGGGCAGCGCGTCGTCGAACGCGATCGAGCTGACGAAACGGCACGACCGGGTCTCGCTCACCCGGCAGGGAGCGGCCACCGGCCATCTGCGGATCAACCTGACCTGGCGCATGCGGACCTCCGACATCGGCGGGTCCCAGCGGGAGAGCCTGCTGCGGCACCCCTTCAAGGCGCTGCGGCCCCCGGAGGTCCTCGGGCACAGCCAGAGCATGGTCAACGTCGACCTCGACCTCGGCTGCCTGTACGAGCTGTCCGACGGCACCAAGGGCGTCGTCCAGCCGCTCGGCGGCTTCCTCGGCGACGTCAACGCGCCGCCGTACGTCAAGCTCAGCGGCGACGACCGGTTCGGCTCCGCGTCCGGCGAGACGATCTACGTCAACCTCGACCACCGTGACGACATCAAGCGGCTGCTGGTCTTCGTCTACATCTACGACCAGACCCCGGCCTTCGACCGCACCCACGCCATCGTCACGCTCTACCCCAGCAACGGGCCCCGCATCGAGATCGGCCTGGACGAACGGCACCCCCAGGCCCGCTCCTGCGCGGTGGTGACCATCGAGAACGTCAAGGGCGAACTGTGGGTCCGCCGCGAGGTCAAGTTCGTCTACGGCTTCCAGGCCGAGCTGGACCGCCTCTTCGGCTGGGGCCTGCAGTGGGGCCGCGGCTACAAGAGCAAGGCCGAGCACTGA
- a CDS encoding FmdB family zinc ribbon protein, protein MPRYEYRCRSCGDTFELSRPMAESSAPASCPAGHDDTVKLLSTVAVGGTASAPAAPKASGGGGGGCCGGGCCG, encoded by the coding sequence ATGCCTCGCTACGAGTACCGCTGCCGCAGTTGCGGCGACACGTTCGAACTGAGCCGGCCGATGGCGGAGTCGTCCGCTCCGGCGAGTTGCCCGGCCGGGCACGACGACACGGTGAAGCTGTTGTCGACGGTGGCCGTCGGCGGGACGGCGAGCGCCCCCGCGGCGCCCAAGGCGTCCGGCGGGGGCGGTGGCGGCTGCTGCGGCGGGGGCTGCTGCGGCTAG
- a CDS encoding TerD family protein encodes MTHAMLKGSNIPLEATTVRAVLRWTPGQGVPDVDASALLLGPDGRVRSDEDFVFYNQPRHPSGTVWRLGKKQGAEGLTDTIQTDLSGVEAAVGQILLVASADGVPFDRVRDLRIALYDASVAEGEPLAYFDIKPETGAETALICGELYRRGEGWKFRALGEGYSDGLKGLATDFGISVDESEAAQEPPAAQVPEVSQPLPPEQPTTVVPPQPSQPSYGYPQQPPPTQPAYGYPQPAGTAAAAGYGYPPPATTPGPAPEVRLPPQGPQFIGR; translated from the coding sequence ATGACGCACGCGATGCTGAAGGGGTCGAACATCCCGCTGGAGGCCACCACGGTACGCGCCGTGCTGCGCTGGACACCCGGGCAGGGGGTCCCCGACGTCGATGCCTCCGCTCTGCTCCTGGGCCCCGACGGCCGTGTGCGCTCCGACGAGGACTTCGTCTTCTACAACCAGCCCCGGCACCCCTCGGGGACGGTGTGGCGGCTCGGCAAGAAGCAGGGCGCCGAGGGCCTCACCGACACGATCCAGACAGACCTGAGCGGTGTCGAGGCGGCCGTCGGCCAGATTCTGCTCGTCGCGTCGGCGGACGGTGTCCCGTTCGACCGCGTACGGGACCTGCGTATCGCGCTGTACGACGCCTCGGTGGCCGAGGGCGAGCCGCTGGCGTATTTCGACATCAAGCCGGAGACGGGCGCGGAGACCGCGCTGATCTGCGGCGAGCTGTACCGCCGGGGCGAGGGCTGGAAGTTCCGCGCGCTGGGCGAGGGCTACTCGGACGGCTTGAAGGGACTGGCCACGGACTTCGGGATCTCCGTGGACGAGTCGGAGGCGGCGCAGGAGCCGCCGGCCGCCCAGGTCCCCGAGGTGTCGCAGCCGCTGCCGCCGGAGCAGCCCACGACGGTGGTGCCGCCGCAGCCGTCGCAGCCGTCGTACGGCTATCCGCAGCAGCCGCCGCCGACCCAGCCGGCGTACGGCTACCCCCAGCCGGCCGGTACGGCCGCCGCCGCGGGGTACGGCTATCCGCCCCCGGCGACCACGCCCGGCCCGGCACCGGAGGTCCGGCTGCCTCCGCAGGGCCCGCAGTTCATCGGACGCTGA
- a CDS encoding alkaline phosphatase D family protein, with the protein MAELRLGPLLRYADDSAATIWVETSRPCTAEVRVAGRSAGTADTFQIAGHHYALIPVTGLAPGTDHPYEVHLGGARVWPPPGSPFPPSVIRTSATGDPVRLAFGSCRWAAAPAGEKDPVGPDALDTLATRIAAGPDGERPDVLVLLGDQVYADETSKATRRLLAARRDLDDPPGAEVADYEEYTALYYESWLDPEVRWLLSTVPSCMIFDDHDVIDDWNTSAAWLADMRATPWWRERLLSGLMSYWVYQHLGNLSPGELAADPLYAAVRAVPDGTELLRDFACRADAEPASVRWSYRRDFGRVRLLMVDTRAARVLDEQTRAMLDPGESRWLREQALDAPETCDHLLIGTSLPWLLPHLVHDAEAWDAALCRGSRGERWARFGEKLRRAADLEHWAAFPESFDALTDLVAEAGSGPDAPATVCVLSGDVHHAYVAEPTWPGDEGPRARVLQLTCSPVHNAIPAAIRFGFRFGWSALARGLGGRVAGHGRSRRPTIDWRRTGGPWFGNQLMTLTLSGRSARLRLEQARARRGAPARLRTVMETDLTR; encoded by the coding sequence GTGGCGGAACTGCGCCTGGGACCACTGCTGAGGTACGCCGACGACTCGGCCGCGACCATATGGGTCGAGACGAGCCGCCCCTGCACCGCGGAGGTACGGGTCGCCGGCCGGTCCGCCGGCACCGCGGACACCTTCCAGATAGCCGGCCACCACTACGCGCTGATCCCCGTGACCGGACTCGCCCCCGGCACCGACCACCCCTACGAGGTGCACCTCGGCGGTGCCCGGGTGTGGCCGCCGCCCGGCTCGCCGTTCCCGCCCTCCGTCATACGCACGTCCGCGACCGGCGACCCCGTACGTCTCGCGTTCGGCTCCTGCCGCTGGGCCGCCGCCCCCGCCGGTGAGAAGGACCCTGTCGGCCCCGACGCCCTCGACACCCTGGCCACCCGCATCGCCGCGGGACCCGACGGCGAACGCCCCGACGTCCTCGTGCTCCTCGGCGACCAGGTGTACGCCGACGAGACCTCCAAGGCGACCCGCCGCCTGCTCGCCGCCCGCCGCGACCTGGACGACCCGCCCGGCGCCGAGGTCGCGGACTACGAGGAGTACACCGCCCTCTACTACGAGTCCTGGCTCGACCCCGAGGTGCGCTGGCTGCTGTCCACGGTGCCCAGTTGCATGATCTTCGACGACCACGACGTGATCGACGACTGGAACACCTCCGCGGCCTGGCTCGCCGACATGCGGGCCACCCCCTGGTGGCGCGAACGCCTGCTCAGCGGCCTCATGTCGTACTGGGTGTACCAGCACCTCGGGAACCTCTCCCCCGGCGAACTCGCCGCCGACCCGCTCTACGCCGCCGTCCGCGCGGTCCCCGACGGCACCGAACTGCTGCGCGACTTCGCCTGCCGGGCGGACGCCGAACCCGCCTCCGTGCGCTGGAGCTACCGGCGCGACTTCGGCCGCGTACGCCTGCTCATGGTGGACACCCGCGCCGCCCGCGTCCTCGACGAACAGACCCGCGCCATGCTCGACCCCGGCGAGTCGCGCTGGCTGCGCGAACAGGCGCTCGACGCGCCCGAGACCTGCGACCACCTGCTCATCGGCACCTCCCTGCCCTGGCTGCTGCCCCACCTCGTGCACGACGCCGAGGCCTGGGACGCCGCCCTGTGCCGGGGCTCCCGCGGCGAGCGCTGGGCCCGCTTCGGGGAGAAGCTGCGGCGGGCGGCCGACCTGGAGCACTGGGCGGCCTTCCCCGAGTCCTTCGACGCCCTGACCGACCTCGTCGCCGAGGCCGGGTCCGGCCCGGACGCCCCCGCCACCGTGTGCGTCCTGTCCGGCGACGTCCACCACGCCTACGTCGCCGAACCCACCTGGCCCGGCGACGAGGGCCCCCGCGCCCGCGTCCTCCAGCTCACCTGCTCCCCCGTGCACAACGCGATCCCCGCCGCCATCCGGTTCGGCTTCCGCTTCGGCTGGAGCGCGCTCGCGCGCGGCCTCGGCGGCCGGGTCGCCGGACACGGCCGCTCCCGGCGCCCCACCATCGACTGGCGCCGCACCGGCGGGCCCTGGTTCGGCAACCAGCTGATGACCCTGACCCTCAGCGGACGCAGCGCCCGGCTACGGCTCGAGCAGGCCCGCGCGAGACGCGGCGCACCCGCACGGCTGCGGACGGTCATGGAGACCGACCTCACCCGCTGA